In the genome of cyanobacterium endosymbiont of Braarudosphaera bigelowii, one region contains:
- a CDS encoding nicotinamide-nucleotide amidohydrolase family protein: MNKRQRKTLSIVSIVKTIVYRYHFYNEIFVKLKEAYKKIISFYLNFLHRNQQTIFSRILRFRGISALALSVKTDYLFTSKQTKINFYTFPGEICLKISTKANSIEKASTVVQPTITEIRKITQLNYYGHNHDTLIKIVAKLLRENQNTVSVAESCTGGGLGAIFSSFPGSSNYFLGGIIVYSNQAKISLLEVSEKTLSIHGAVSSNTAKQMALGVKKKLGTSWGLSITGIAGPGGGTQMKPVGLVYIGIADPENKVSSTRCFFGSCKRDIIRSLSEYSALDQLRRSLLTKLNMC, from the coding sequence ATGAATAAGCGACAAAGAAAGACTCTAAGCATAGTAAGTATTGTCAAGACTATTGTATATAGATATCATTTTTACAATGAAATCTTTGTAAAATTAAAAGAAGCATATAAAAAAATCATATCTTTCTACTTAAATTTTCTACACCGTAATCAGCAAACTATCTTTAGTAGAATATTACGCTTTCGTGGAATTAGTGCATTAGCTTTAAGTGTAAAAACTGATTATTTATTTACTTCAAAACAAACTAAGATTAATTTTTATACTTTCCCAGGTGAGATATGTTTAAAAATATCTACTAAGGCAAACTCTATAGAAAAAGCATCTACTGTTGTTCAGCCAACTATTACAGAAATACGTAAAATTACCCAATTAAATTACTATGGTCACAATCATGATACTTTGATCAAAATTGTTGCAAAATTGCTGAGAGAAAACCAAAATACAGTCTCTGTTGCAGAATCTTGTACAGGAGGAGGCTTAGGGGCAATATTTAGTTCTTTCCCTGGCAGCTCAAATTATTTTCTTGGAGGTATTATTGTATATAGTAATCAAGCAAAAATATCTTTATTGGAAGTCTCAGAAAAAACTTTAAGTATTCATGGAGCAGTAAGTTCTAATACTGCAAAACAAATGGCTTTAGGTGTTAAAAAGAAACTAGGAACCTCTTGGGGATTGAGCATTACTGGAATTGCTGGGCCAGGAGGAGGAACACAAATGAAACCTGTTGGTCTAGTCTATATTGGTATTGCCGATCCTGAAAATAAAGTTAGTAGTACAAGATGTTTCTTTGGATCTTGTAAAAGAGATATAATTCGCTCTTTAAGCGAATATAGCGCGCTAGATCAGTTGAGAAGAAGCTTGTTAACAAAGTTGAATATGTGTTAA
- a CDS encoding 7-carboxy-7-deazaguanine synthase QueE: MEKSIQLNKNDLITYPIAEIFHSIQGEGAWTGVSAFFIRLAGCNVGCPWCDQKESWKHKTFPKYSSKTLAIEAHKANASIIVITGGEPLMYNLFPLTNALQNLGMQVHLETSGSYPFSGNFDWITLSPKPFKIPHESIYDKASELKVIVANQKDFDWAEEQKNKTNSQSINFLQPEWNSDISSSLIYNYIRKHPEWRISLQTHKFLGIR, encoded by the coding sequence ATGGAAAAATCAATTCAACTTAATAAGAATGACTTAATAACCTATCCTATAGCTGAAATCTTTCATTCTATCCAAGGTGAAGGTGCTTGGACGGGAGTGAGTGCATTTTTTATTCGTTTAGCTGGATGTAATGTTGGCTGTCCATGGTGTGATCAAAAAGAATCATGGAAACATAAAACATTCCCAAAATATTCGTCTAAAACTTTAGCTATAGAAGCTCACAAAGCTAATGCAAGTATTATAGTTATTACTGGAGGAGAACCTTTGATGTACAATTTGTTCCCCTTAACTAATGCCTTACAAAATTTAGGAATGCAAGTCCATTTAGAAACTTCTGGTTCTTATCCTTTTAGTGGTAACTTTGATTGGATAACACTTTCGCCTAAACCTTTTAAAATTCCACATGAAAGTATATATGATAAAGCAAGCGAGTTAAAAGTTATCGTAGCTAATCAAAAAGATTTTGATTGGGCGGAAGAACAAAAAAATAAAACTAATTCTCAATCAATTAACTTTCTACAACCTGAATGGAATAGTGATATAAGTAGTTCTTTAATTTATAACTACATTCGTAAACATCCCGAATGGCGTATAAGCTTACAAACTCATAAGTTTTTAGGTATTAGATGA
- the rimO gene encoding 30S ribosomal protein S12 methylthiotransferase RimO produces the protein MVKKPAIAISHLGCEKNRIDSEHILGLLATEGYSVSSSEHLADYVVVNTCSFIQQAREESVRTLVELAENNKKIIVAGCMAQHFQNQLLEELPEVVAIVGTGNYQDIVKTVQRVELGERVIDISQKPTFIADETIPRYRTTNEGVAYLRIAEGCDYRCTFCIIPHLRGNQRSRTIESIVAEARQLADQGVQEIILVSQITTNYGLDLYGKAQLAELLQALGKVNIPWIRVHYAYPTGLTTEVLQAVKEVPNVIPYLDLPLQHSHPNILKAMNRPWKGTVNDEIIEVIKTSIPNVVLRTTFIVGFPGETDEYFEHLVKFIKRHQFDHVGVFVFSPEEETPSYRMLNQVPLEIAQERRDYLMEIQQPISSKKNKQYIDTIIEVLIEQENPKTHQYIGRSIKFSPDVDGVVFVKGEAQLNSIIPVKITKADAYDLYGKVVDT, from the coding sequence ATGGTCAAAAAACCAGCTATTGCAATTTCACATCTCGGTTGTGAGAAAAATCGAATAGATTCAGAGCATATCTTAGGACTATTAGCAACAGAAGGATATTCTGTTAGTTCAAGTGAACACCTTGCTGATTATGTTGTTGTAAATACTTGTAGTTTCATCCAACAAGCTAGGGAAGAATCAGTTCGTACCCTAGTAGAGTTAGCCGAAAATAATAAAAAAATTATTGTTGCTGGCTGTATGGCTCAACATTTTCAAAATCAATTACTTGAAGAATTACCTGAAGTTGTAGCAATCGTTGGAACAGGAAATTATCAAGACATTGTTAAAACTGTTCAACGTGTTGAGTTGGGTGAAAGAGTAATAGATATATCTCAAAAACCTACTTTTATTGCTGACGAAACTATTCCACGCTATCGAACTACTAATGAAGGAGTAGCTTATTTAAGAATAGCAGAAGGATGTGACTATCGCTGTACCTTCTGTATCATTCCCCATTTGCGAGGCAATCAAAGATCTCGCACTATCGAATCTATTGTCGCAGAAGCCCGACAACTAGCTGATCAAGGTGTACAAGAGATTATTCTTGTTTCGCAAATTACTACAAATTATGGTCTAGATCTTTACGGGAAAGCTCAGTTAGCCGAGCTTTTGCAAGCGCTAGGAAAAGTTAATATTCCTTGGATACGTGTTCACTATGCATATCCTACCGGATTAACAACAGAAGTTCTTCAGGCTGTTAAAGAAGTACCAAATGTCATTCCTTATTTAGATCTACCATTACAGCATTCTCATCCTAATATTCTAAAAGCTATGAATCGGCCTTGGAAGGGAACAGTAAATGATGAAATCATTGAAGTTATAAAAACATCTATTCCAAATGTTGTTTTACGCACAACTTTCATTGTTGGCTTTCCTGGTGAAACAGATGAATACTTCGAACATTTAGTAAAATTCATTAAAAGGCATCAATTCGATCATGTAGGAGTTTTTGTATTTTCTCCAGAGGAAGAAACTCCTTCCTATAGAATGCTTAATCAAGTTCCATTGGAAATAGCTCAAGAAAGGCGAGATTACTTAATGGAAATACAGCAGCCTATTTCTAGTAAGAAAAATAAACAGTATATTGACACGATAATAGAAGTATTGATTGAACAAGAGAATCCAAAAACTCATCAATATATAGGTCGTTCAATTAAATTTTCTCCTGACGTAGATGGAGTTGTTTTTGTTAAAGGAGAGGCTCAATTAAATTCAATTATTCCAGTTAAAATTACCAAAGCTGATGCTTATGATCTCTATGGAAAAGTTGTTGACACTTAA
- a CDS encoding DEAD/DEAH box helicase, with the protein MTISFENLGLSEIRVNKLKELGFENPTEIQEKAIPLMLEGHDVLGQSQTGTGKTAAYSLPILEQVDIQNPNVQVLILTPTRELAQQVAEALKEFAVERRLYILTVYGGQSIDRQIRSLERGVQIVVGTPGRVIDLLERKKLILDSLSWAVLDEADEMLSMGFIDDVKTILKKTPEQRNTACFSATMPREIRELVNQFLKSPVTISVEKTQAAPTRIEQNIYMVPRGWSKRKALQPVLEIEDPESAIIFVRTKQTASDLTTRLQEIGHCVDEYHGNLSQSQRERLVHRFRDGRIKLVVATDIAARGLDVEGLSHVINYDLPDNSETYIHRIGRTGRAGKTGKAISIVESIDRRMIRQIERKLRQKIDICKIPSRSEVEAKRLEKLQNLIKESLVGERMASFLPLVSDLSTEYDPQAIAAAALQMIYDQDCPDWMKTDWEVPEATTPKPVVNRKSNKYSSKNSKNNRSISKSIRKTVSH; encoded by the coding sequence ATGACTATTTCTTTCGAGAACTTAGGACTATCCGAAATTCGCGTCAATAAATTAAAAGAGCTCGGATTTGAAAACCCTACTGAGATTCAGGAAAAAGCAATTCCTTTGATGCTAGAAGGACATGACGTACTAGGACAATCACAAACAGGGACGGGAAAAACTGCAGCCTATTCTTTGCCTATTCTTGAACAAGTTGATATACAAAATCCTAACGTTCAAGTCTTAATCTTGACTCCTACTCGTGAACTTGCTCAGCAAGTCGCAGAAGCTTTAAAAGAATTTGCAGTAGAACGACGTTTATATATATTAACTGTTTATGGTGGCCAGTCCATAGATAGACAGATTAGAAGCCTAGAACGAGGGGTCCAAATTGTAGTAGGAACTCCAGGGAGAGTTATTGACCTCTTAGAACGGAAAAAGCTAATTTTAGACTCTTTATCCTGGGCCGTTCTTGATGAAGCCGACGAGATGCTTAGTATGGGTTTTATTGATGACGTAAAAACTATCTTAAAAAAGACGCCTGAGCAACGTAATACTGCCTGTTTTTCTGCTACGATGCCAAGAGAAATAAGAGAACTTGTTAATCAATTTCTAAAATCTCCAGTAACTATATCTGTTGAAAAAACTCAGGCTGCTCCTACGCGAATAGAGCAAAATATATATATGGTTCCTAGAGGCTGGTCAAAGCGAAAAGCATTGCAACCGGTTTTAGAAATAGAAGATCCCGAATCAGCTATTATTTTTGTTCGTACTAAACAAACAGCTTCAGATTTAACTACAAGATTGCAAGAAATCGGTCATTGTGTAGATGAGTATCATGGTAACCTTAGTCAATCTCAGAGAGAAAGATTAGTTCATCGCTTTAGAGATGGTAGGATAAAATTAGTTGTAGCTACGGATATCGCAGCCAGGGGTTTAGATGTAGAGGGTTTGAGCCATGTTATTAACTATGATTTACCAGATAATAGTGAAACCTACATTCATAGAATCGGCCGTACTGGAAGAGCTGGTAAAACCGGAAAAGCAATTTCTATCGTGGAATCTATTGATCGTCGAATGATTCGGCAAATTGAACGAAAACTTCGTCAAAAAATAGATATTTGCAAAATACCTAGTCGTTCAGAAGTTGAAGCAAAGAGACTAGAAAAATTACAAAATTTGATTAAAGAATCATTAGTAGGGGAAAGGATGGCTTCTTTTTTACCCTTAGTAAGTGATTTGAGCACAGAGTATGACCCTCAAGCAATTGCCGCTGCAGCTTTACAAATGATTTATGATCAAGACTGTCCTGATTGGATGAAAACTGATTGGGAAGTTCCTGAAGCAACTACACCGAAACCAGTTGTCAATCGCAAATCTAATAAATATAGCTCCAAGAATAGTAAGAATAATCGTAGCATTAGTAAAAGCATTCGCAAAACAGTAAGTCATTAA
- a CDS encoding TldD/PmbA family protein, translating into MDIELQKLIDSALRKGASHAEVYQSKLKSDSAIFETNNLKRLENSQSEGIALRLWKEGSSGLAVAYGDFDSDKLVDQAIILSTLNNTEIIKPNHSHINLQPHQGEFIPTEQLIASGEDTIRQLRDIYIEAICSGEFIYSEQFTCLVNSVGLHCEYSKSLVNYYLELECSNGKDFLSVHDTKLTQGKIETQQIAKNILERLEWAKKTTSAPKGYIPVLFTPNGAAMLWNTVSEALNSKFVLEKTSPWSNKLQKQVMSNSLTISQNPRYKPYTIPFDDEGTVTQELSLIKKGDLQQFYSNLTSAKRLGIKSTGNGFRPNLKSYPTPVLINLIVEPGKENFKDLIKKLDYGIIVDLVLGEKIDISGDFSVNIDSGYSIQDGSINGRIKDTMVTGNVYKILENIIGIANDSRWVNSTYAPSLLAEGLSVIN; encoded by the coding sequence ATGGATATTGAACTGCAAAAATTAATAGATTCAGCTCTGCGCAAAGGAGCTTCTCATGCAGAAGTTTATCAGTCTAAGCTTAAATCTGATTCTGCTATATTTGAGACTAACAATCTAAAAAGATTAGAAAATTCTCAATCAGAAGGAATAGCTTTACGCTTATGGAAAGAAGGTTCATCAGGATTGGCTGTTGCTTATGGAGATTTTGATAGTGATAAGTTAGTTGATCAAGCGATTATTTTGTCAACTTTAAATAATACTGAAATTATTAAACCTAATCACTCACATATAAATCTTCAACCTCATCAGGGAGAATTTATACCTACTGAGCAACTGATTGCCTCAGGAGAAGATACAATCCGTCAATTAAGAGACATCTATATAGAAGCTATTTGTAGTGGAGAGTTTATTTATTCAGAACAGTTTACATGCTTAGTAAACTCTGTGGGACTTCATTGTGAATATAGTAAATCGTTAGTTAATTATTATCTAGAATTAGAATGTTCAAACGGAAAAGATTTTTTGAGTGTCCATGATACTAAACTAACCCAAGGAAAAATTGAGACTCAACAAATAGCAAAAAATATTTTAGAACGTTTAGAATGGGCGAAAAAAACTACTTCGGCTCCGAAAGGTTATATACCAGTTCTATTTACTCCTAATGGAGCTGCTATGCTTTGGAATACAGTATCTGAGGCTCTCAATAGTAAGTTTGTTTTAGAAAAAACTTCTCCTTGGAGTAACAAGCTACAAAAACAGGTTATGTCAAACTCTCTGACTATATCCCAAAATCCACGATATAAACCTTACACTATTCCTTTTGATGACGAAGGAACTGTTACACAGGAATTATCTTTAATCAAAAAAGGAGATTTACAACAATTTTATAGTAATCTTACTAGTGCAAAAAGATTAGGAATAAAAAGCACTGGCAATGGTTTTCGCCCTAATTTGAAAAGTTACCCAACACCTGTATTAATTAATCTAATAGTAGAGCCTGGAAAAGAAAATTTTAAGGATTTAATCAAGAAGTTAGATTACGGTATTATAGTAGACTTAGTCCTAGGAGAAAAAATTGATATATCTGGGGATTTCTCTGTCAATATAGACTCAGGATACTCTATTCAGGATGGCTCGATAAATGGGAGAATAAAAGACACTATGGTAACAGGTAACGTTTATAAAATTTTAGAAAATATTATTGGTATAGCTAATGATTCACGTTGGGTAAATTCAACTTATGCCCCATCTTTGTTAGCAGAAGGCCTTTCGGTAATTAATTAA
- a CDS encoding DUF3285 domain-containing protein has product MVSKSTFNKQDTSKDQNVEPDISYVKLAMRNMVRKKVTSIKHFLVTTIGLLAFLIGLAYLTR; this is encoded by the coding sequence ATGGTTAGTAAATCTACATTCAATAAACAGGATACATCAAAAGATCAAAATGTCGAGCCAGATATTAGTTATGTTAAACTAGCTATGCGTAATATGGTTCGCAAAAAGGTTACTTCCATTAAACATTTTCTCGTAACTACTATAGGACTACTAGCTTTTTTAATTGGTCTTGCCTATTTGACACGCTAA
- a CDS encoding diacylglycerol kinase family protein has translation MKADFKMNHFSSTRLFPDATNLRPNHISQLVKEKYPSEIRRKSAWHISPNIFLSFQYAWTGICYTFATQRNFRIHTAMTFIAIGISGFLKVNSVSMAIITLTCALVLILELLNTALESIVDLTVGQSYHELAKVAKDCAAGSVLISAFAALLVAFFIIIPPIIDTNFNS, from the coding sequence ATGAAAGCCGATTTTAAAATGAACCACTTTTCTTCTACTAGATTATTTCCAGATGCTACTAATCTAAGGCCAAATCATATTTCACAATTAGTTAAAGAAAAATACCCTTCAGAAATTAGAAGGAAATCGGCTTGGCATATTTCTCCCAATATATTTTTAAGCTTTCAATATGCCTGGACAGGTATCTGCTATACTTTTGCTACACAGCGTAATTTCCGCATCCATACTGCTATGACATTCATTGCGATTGGTATCTCTGGATTTTTAAAAGTCAATTCAGTTAGTATGGCTATTATTACTCTTACTTGTGCATTGGTGCTAATTCTAGAACTACTTAATACAGCTCTGGAATCAATTGTTGATTTGACTGTTGGTCAATCATATCACGAACTAGCAAAAGTTGCTAAGGATTGTGCTGCAGGTTCTGTTTTGATCTCGGCTTTTGCAGCTTTATTAGTTGCGTTTTTCATTATTATTCCACCCATTATAGACACAAATTTTAACTCATAA
- a CDS encoding MBL fold metallo-hydrolase gives MKRRQFITYSGISALFFSKLFPSFHFSSLAAQETNSSTLSIKYLGHTCFLFSGGGLRVLVNPFLTIGCTAGYRLPNVEADLVITSSHMWDEGAADGLPGTPRMLHEPGVYKINGLGFQGISIDHDRKGGKQFGNNVAWRWTQAGMHIVHLGGAAAPIDLEQKILLGNPDIACIPVGGGPKAYNAVEGRQAMQVLNPKIMIPTHYRTSAADTENCDIDPLNNFLELEKSTNIKKIHSDQLSLTSKDLPQQDTHIYIFDHESLLVNKRI, from the coding sequence ATGAAAAGACGACAATTTATAACCTATTCTGGCATTAGTGCTTTGTTTTTTTCTAAGTTATTTCCAAGTTTTCATTTTTCATCTCTAGCTGCTCAAGAGACTAATTCAAGTACTTTGTCCATTAAGTATCTAGGACATACATGTTTTTTATTTAGCGGTGGTGGCTTAAGAGTTCTAGTTAATCCTTTTTTAACTATTGGATGTACTGCAGGTTATCGTTTACCAAATGTTGAAGCAGATTTAGTTATAACTAGTAGTCATATGTGGGATGAAGGAGCTGCTGATGGCTTACCTGGTACTCCTCGTATGTTGCATGAACCAGGAGTATATAAAATCAATGGATTAGGATTTCAAGGTATTAGTATTGATCACGATAGAAAAGGTGGTAAACAATTTGGGAACAATGTCGCTTGGCGTTGGACGCAAGCAGGTATGCATATAGTTCATCTAGGTGGAGCAGCAGCACCAATTGATTTAGAACAAAAAATTTTATTAGGTAATCCTGATATTGCCTGTATTCCAGTAGGTGGTGGTCCAAAAGCTTATAATGCAGTAGAAGGAAGACAAGCAATGCAAGTCTTAAATCCTAAAATAATGATTCCCACTCATTACCGTACTTCTGCTGCTGATACAGAAAATTGTGATATTGATCCATTGAATAACTTTTTAGAATTAGAAAAAAGTACAAATATTAAAAAAATACATAGTGATCAGCTTTCTTTAACTTCTAAAGATTTGCCTCAACAGGATACACATATATACATATTTGATCACGAATCGTTATTAGTAAATAAAAGAATTTAA
- a CDS encoding amino acid permease translates to MLFQFFSPAKKTNKKQGLETFGGVYTPSTLTILGVIMYLRFGWVVGNAGLMGAILIVILANSITFFTALSVCAIATDRIIRTGGAYYMISRSLGIETGGAVGIPLYFAQALSVALYTIGFAESVVAAFPMLNLNQLYIALVVTIGVGIISITSAKIAIKAQYFIMAAIAVSLLSFYFGYPVEEVNVEMWVTDREPFWAVFAVFFPAVTGIMAGVNMSGDLRDPIRSLPIGTLAAVGTGFLIYITLPIFLAMRANGSTLIAEPLIMQRMALWGPAISVGVWGATLSSAIGSILGAPRILQALARDGILPTWMRFLGQGSGPDDEPKIGTLVTFVIALAAVCIGDLNLIAPILTMFFLTTYLVLNISAGVEGVLNSPSFRPSFRVHWLFSWLGAIGCLGVMFLIDTIATCVAGVVVISIYFWVRQRELSATWGDVRRGVWMAVLRMAILQTDHTNDTKNWRPQFLVLSGAPTKRWPLIQLAQALTYNRGLITVSSVLPVGSRDVARQAILEKRIRDYLQRRGVKALVRLVTAPDPFDGAERLVETYGLGSIVPNTILLGDSQQATHRKRYCQMIANFHKAQRNVIVLRENPDLLYNPWKESKNRRCHIDVWWSGGRQGNGSLMLVLAYLLCSNPQWRKGKIHLKLVVTDESAVKEAQQNLGKLVQDLRIGATSEVILSNGRNFTTILEQSSIGADFVFLGMPSPDKSFVPNYEKLQQWTKALPTIIFVLAAPEFNFHEVLGEN, encoded by the coding sequence TTGCTCTTTCAATTTTTTTCCCCCGCCAAAAAAACTAATAAAAAACAAGGATTAGAAACTTTCGGAGGTGTTTATACTCCCTCAACTCTTACTATCCTTGGTGTGATCATGTATCTTCGCTTTGGCTGGGTAGTTGGTAACGCAGGATTGATGGGAGCAATTCTAATCGTTATTCTAGCTAATTCCATAACTTTTTTTACAGCTCTTTCTGTGTGTGCTATAGCTACAGATCGCATTATCAGAACTGGAGGAGCTTACTATATGATCAGTCGTTCTCTTGGTATTGAGACTGGTGGTGCAGTAGGTATTCCATTATATTTTGCTCAAGCTTTGTCTGTCGCTCTTTACACTATTGGTTTTGCTGAAAGTGTTGTGGCTGCTTTCCCTATGCTGAATCTTAATCAACTTTATATTGCTCTGGTTGTAACAATTGGAGTCGGAATAATAAGTATAACGTCAGCAAAAATAGCAATAAAAGCACAATACTTTATCATGGCTGCTATTGCTGTTTCCTTATTATCTTTCTATTTTGGCTATCCTGTTGAAGAAGTTAATGTAGAAATGTGGGTAACTGATAGAGAACCTTTCTGGGCTGTTTTTGCAGTTTTTTTTCCAGCTGTAACAGGCATTATGGCTGGTGTCAATATGTCAGGAGATCTACGTGACCCAATTAGATCTTTACCTATTGGCACTTTAGCTGCTGTAGGTACAGGATTTTTGATTTATATTACATTACCGATATTTTTAGCGATGCGTGCCAATGGCAGTACTTTAATAGCAGAACCCTTAATAATGCAAAGAATGGCACTTTGGGGACCAGCTATTTCTGTTGGAGTTTGGGGAGCAACCTTAAGTAGTGCAATTGGTAGCATATTGGGTGCCCCGCGTATTCTTCAGGCTTTGGCTAGAGATGGTATTTTACCAACATGGATGAGATTCCTAGGTCAAGGTAGTGGCCCAGATGATGAGCCAAAAATAGGAACTTTAGTTACTTTTGTAATAGCTCTTGCAGCAGTGTGTATTGGAGATTTAAATTTAATAGCTCCAATCTTAACGATGTTCTTTTTAACTACCTACTTAGTTTTAAACATTTCTGCTGGGGTGGAAGGTGTATTAAACAGTCCTTCATTTCGTCCTTCTTTTAGAGTACATTGGCTATTCTCATGGTTAGGTGCAATAGGTTGTTTAGGGGTAATGTTTTTAATTGATACGATAGCTACTTGTGTAGCAGGAGTAGTAGTTATAAGCATTTATTTTTGGGTACGTCAAAGAGAATTATCGGCAACTTGGGGAGATGTAAGGCGAGGTGTTTGGATGGCCGTTCTCCGAATGGCTATTTTACAGACTGACCATACTAATGATACTAAAAATTGGCGACCTCAATTTTTAGTATTATCTGGGGCACCAACTAAACGTTGGCCTTTAATTCAGCTAGCACAGGCTCTAACTTATAATCGTGGTTTAATAACTGTTTCTAGTGTTTTGCCTGTAGGTTCACGCGATGTAGCACGACAGGCAATTCTGGAAAAGCGTATTAGAGATTACTTGCAGCGAAGAGGAGTAAAAGCTTTAGTTAGATTGGTAACAGCTCCTGATCCATTTGATGGAGCAGAGCGGTTAGTGGAAACTTATGGCTTGGGATCAATTGTTCCAAATACAATTTTATTAGGTGACTCTCAACAAGCTACTCACCGTAAACGTTATTGTCAAATGATAGCTAATTTTCACAAAGCACAAAGAAATGTAATCGTCTTAAGAGAAAATCCTGATTTATTATATAACCCGTGGAAAGAATCTAAAAATCGTCGTTGCCATATAGATGTGTGGTGGAGTGGTGGAAGACAAGGCAATGGTAGTTTGATGCTAGTTTTAGCCTATTTACTATGCTCTAACCCCCAGTGGAGAAAAGGGAAAATTCATTTGAAGCTAGTAGTTACCGACGAAAGTGCTGTTAAAGAGGCCCAGCAAAATCTAGGAAAATTAGTTCAAGACCTAAGAATTGGTGCGACATCAGAAGTCATTCTTTCTAATGGACGTAATTTTACGACTATTCTAGAACAGTCTTCGATCGGAGCAGATTTTGTGTTTTTAGGTATGCCCTCCCCTGATAAATCATTTGTTCCTAACTATGAAAAGCTACAGCAATGGACTAAAGCATTACCAACAATAATATTTGTGTTAGCTGCTCCGGAATTTAATTTCCATGAAGTTTTAGGAGAGAATTAA
- the psb29 gene encoding photosystem II biogenesis protein Psp29 — MDNIRTVSDTKREFYNFFTRPISSIYRRFIEELLVEMHLLSVNADYQYNPIYALGVVTLFKKFMYGYQPDDHQDLIFDALCKSTGGDTKRYLEESDTILHEAEMLSVSDFKGNIVRLSQEEINEKLLWKSYYSIAENSKFKYSRLLAIGLYSLLEKISSDLVESKEEYNKAINQIANDLKLSSEKIQKDLEVYCGNLEKMQQLLTAIEDSLEFDRKKRISQKEENVLETSDDELKKE; from the coding sequence GTGGATAATATTCGTACTGTTTCTGATACAAAACGTGAGTTCTACAATTTCTTTACTAGACCAATCAGCTCAATTTATAGACGATTTATAGAAGAGCTCCTAGTAGAAATGCATTTACTATCAGTAAATGCAGATTACCAATATAATCCCATTTATGCTTTAGGAGTTGTTACCTTATTCAAAAAATTCATGTATGGGTATCAACCGGATGATCATCAAGATCTAATATTTGATGCATTGTGTAAATCGACTGGAGGAGATACCAAACGATATCTAGAGGAATCAGATACTATATTACATGAAGCTGAAATGCTATCTGTTTCAGATTTTAAAGGAAATATTGTAAGATTATCTCAAGAAGAAATTAATGAAAAGTTACTTTGGAAATCTTATTATTCTATAGCTGAAAATTCTAAGTTTAAATATAGTCGTTTATTAGCTATTGGTTTATATTCTTTACTAGAAAAAATTAGCTCTGACTTAGTAGAAAGTAAGGAAGAGTATAATAAGGCAATAAATCAGATAGCTAATGATTTAAAACTTTCATCGGAAAAAATACAAAAAGACCTTGAAGTATACTGTGGTAACTTAGAGAAAATGCAACAGTTGTTAACAGCTATTGAAGATTCATTGGAATTTGACCGAAAAAAGCGTATATCTCAGAAGGAAGAAAATGTTCTTGAGACAAGTGACGATGAACTAAAAAAAGAATAG